The Plasmodium gaboni strain SY75 chromosome 3, whole genome shotgun sequence genome includes the window tatttattattttatatatatatatatatatatatataccttaaaatatttaaaaaagcCATATTAgttttttaaattataatatgcacacaaattgttatattaaaaaattagtTACTTTTCAAATAGgaaaagaaattattttaaaaattattattaaaaaaaaaaaaaaaaattaacataTGTAGAAGGGTTAAACATgtaaatgaatatataaataaataaataaatatatatatatatatatatatatgcttttatatttatatttttctttttaatgTGAGTGCCCtacttttttaattatttgGCTTCATGCCACTAGATacagaaaaaaattctGATGAGGTGTCTGAAGCTTTACAACCTCTACAAGATCCTTCATCTATATTTGATGATGGTAATTCTGATTTAGCATAAAAATTTGAATATGCTGggtttttcttttttttttttgtttttatattttcatctaTATCATTATGAGAATGCACTGCATTCATCATATTATCTactataatattatgttgTTCCGTTTgttctatttttttttcaaaattttgatttaatgtattttttattataacatcattatttgttgagtcttcattttcattgtgtatattatttttaatgttatttaatgtagaaaatttaaattGACAAGGTTCTTCATCAAGGTTTTGACtatcatcattatcataTTCACCGTCTTTTACaatttcattatataaatggCTAGAATTTTTAGAATcgttattttttttttgatatttaATTTGTTGATCTAAATCTAGATCTATTGaactttttatataactatattctttattatttaatgtaTTTTCAGAATTAGTATATGTTAAATTTTCAACATCTCTTAAAGAATTAAATGGGAAATTAGCAATCAATATTTCATCATCTAAATCAAtaacattatttatattttctgacatatttttattcttataattttgactattttttttattattattacaaagTGTACATGCATTACATacatttaatttattacctcctatattttttaatatattattatttcttgTTCTCTCATATTTA containing:
- a CDS encoding hypothetical protein (conserved Plasmodium protein, unknown function), with translation MKELVSSFLNNLSQVSSELSCCKNKKFHVDNVSFCGIEDVLHNRDRSSTIDKEKINTLMELYKNENMYESYEEYDIDKYERTRNNNILKNIGGNKLNVCNACTLCNNNKKNSQNYKNKNMSENINNVIDLDDEILIANFPFNSLRDVENLTYTNSENTLNNKEYSYIKSSIDLDLDQQIKYQKKNNDSKNSSHLYNEIVKDGEYDNDDSQNLDEEPCQFKFSTLNNIKNNIHNENEDSTNNDVIIKNTLNQNFEKKIEQTEQHNIIVDNMMNAVHSHNDIDENIKTKKKKKNPAYSNFYAKSELPSSNIDEGSCRGCKASDTSSEFFSVSSGMKPNN